A stretch of the bacterium genome encodes the following:
- a CDS encoding ribbon-helix-helix protein, CopG family — MSKKERISIELSEDVISALDNLRKELGLRSRGALIERFLTELLLPEDTAQGG; from the coding sequence ATGAGTAAAAAAGAAAGGATCTCGATCGAGCTGAGCGAGGACGTCATATCAGCACTTGACAACCTAAGAAAAGAGCTTGGGCTTAGAAGCCGTGGAGCATTAATTGAGAGATTTTTGACGGAGCTATTGCTCCCAGAGGATACAGCTCAAGGAGGCTAG